TATTTATTTGGCAAAAGAAGTTGATAAAACTTTTTTTAATCGCTTAAAAAAAACGCAAAAACCGATTCTAAGGCTAGATGCTAAAAAAGCACAGGCAATGGCAAAGGGTGGGAATCATCAAGGGTATTTGCTAGAGATTGAAGCCCTAGAACCAGTGGAGTTTCATTTCATTAAATCAATGGACTTTGTGCTTGTTTTGTGCGGGATTAGTGATGTTGGAAATTTGGGTTCTTTATTTCGCAGTGCTTATGGTCTCGGAGTAGATGGTATTGTCATTTGTGGGATTCATAATTTTAAACAAGAAGGTGTTTTGAGGGCGAGTTCTGGAGCAATGCTTGGAATGCCTTTTTGTGTGGTTTATAATCCTTTAGATGTATTTCACGAATTAAAGCAGGCAGACTTTGTATTGCTTGGGACAAGTTTGCAAGGGCAAAATTTACCGATTTCTTTAGAGAGCAAAAAGGCGTTAGTTTTAGGTAATGAGGGCGAGGGGCTTTCAAAAAAAGTTTTAGCAAAAATGGATTATAATCTTACAATCCCTATGAAAAGGGATTTTGATTCACTTAATGTGGGTGTAGCAGGAGCAATTTTAATAGATAGGATAATCAATGGAAGAAATTGAAAGATTAAGACAAATTGGTGTAAAGGAAATTGCCAATAGAACGCATATTGCATTAGATAAAATCAAAAAGATTTTAGAAATGGATTTTGAAGGATTGAGGGATAGGGTAACTACTATTGGTTTAATTCATATTTTGGAGCGTGAGTATCAGATTGATTTACAAAAATGGTGCGAAGAATATGAGAGTTTTTTAAAAGAAAATAAAAAAGAAAAAGAAAAGACAGAAGCCAATATTAATTTCAAAATTATGCATGAAGCCACGCCGCAAAATGATTTTAATAGCGGTTTAATCATCACGCTTATAGTGGTGATTTTACTTGCTATTGGAGCTTATTTTTATTTTAATTCCAATTTTATGGATGATTCTGCTAAAGCTGTAGAAAAGAGTACTCAAGAGTTAAATGCAGATATTAAAGAAACTTATAATGAAGCTACAGATGAGGGAGTAATTGAAGAAAATAAAAAAGAAAAAGAAGAGAATAATGCAACTCAAAGTTTAGAGATAGCACCTAATTTAAATCTTGATTCTTCTGCTTCTACGCCTTTAGAAGAGATTCCTCAAGAGGGCATCCAGCAAGAAGTTGTTGCTCAAGAAAATCTTTCACAAGAGGTTATTCCGCAAGTTGAAACAAAAGTTGAAATTCATCCTTTAACAAATGTATGGGTGGGGATTGTGTATTTAGATACCAAGCAAAGACAATCAATGATTGTGGATAAGACTTATGAAGTGGATTTAAAAAGACCGCAAACCATTATCACAGGACACGGAATGCTAGAGATAAACAATAATCAAAAAGTGGATAGTTATAATCTAGCAAGACGGATGTATTTTATGGTGAATGAAAAGGGAGAATTTATTGAAGTTAATAATGCACAATATCGCCAATATAGCGGAGGCTTGGGGTGGTAAGAAGAATCTTTTTTGTTTTGTTGTTGATTTTTTTTGCTAATTCTAAACTTTTTTGTAATTCTTTAGATTTTCATATTATTTCACTCATTGGGGTGCAAGATTATCGCGTGAATCAAAAATTCATACAAAGACTTTTTAATAATCAAGATGAATTTTTAGATGGAGTTGGACAACCTAATTTATATAAAATTTCTAAAATTCTTAAAGAAAATGGATTATTAAAGCTAACCTTTGGTAGTCCTATGGAGCTTGAATTGTCTTTTGAGATTAGGCAAAATCCAGCAGCTTTTATGAGTGTGCTCTCTGATGTTTTGGGGGCAATGGGATATTATTATTTTTTGGTTAAGCAAAGTATATTTGATAATGAAAAATATCGTTTTGTCTTATCAATGAATACAGAATATGCTATTGATCCTGTATTGTTACAGGAAAAATTACGCGATTATGGGTATAGTGTATCAAGAATTGAAAGGCAAAATATTCGGCAGTGGGTTTATGCGATTGTTCAAGATGTTTTAAAATATCCTAAAGCAATACCATTAGAAAAAAAAGTGCCTCAAAATAGTGCGAATCTTAAAGGTGAATATTGGTATTCTCTAAAAGAAGGAGGAAAGCTGCTTGTAAATAGCTCTGATAATGTTTTGTGGTATCCGAAAATTGTGTTTTTTGATGAAAATTTAGGGATTATTAAAGTGGTTTCTTTGGAGGATTCAGTCCGTGAAACAAGTGTAGTGATTCCAAGTGGGAGTGCTTTTGTTAAAATTAGTGATAATTATTTGCCAATTGTGATTAAAGGTGGTTTAAGCATAACTTTAGAATAAAGGAGTTTGGATGTTTGATGAGATTGAGTTTGAGAAAATAAAAAGATTGCCAAAATATGTGTTTGCTGCTATTAATGAGATTAAATTGCAAATGCGTCAAAATGGTGAAGATGTGATTGATTTTAGTATGGGCAATCCAGATGGTCCTACTCCAAATCATATTGTTGAAAAGCTTTGTGAAGCAGCCCATAAGCCAAAGAATCACGGATACTCTGCGAGTAAAGGAATCTATAAATTGCGATTAGCAATTGCAGATACTTATAAGCGAAAATATGGGGTGGAGTTAAATCCAGATACGCAAGTGTGTGTAGCAATGGGTTCTAAAGAGGGTTATGTGCATTTGGTGCAAGCTATTACTAATCCAGGTGATACGGCTATAGTTGCAGAACCAGCTTATCCTATTCATTATTATGCGTTTATTTTAGCAGGTGCAAATGTTGCAACTTTTGGGTTAAAATGGAATGAAGATTATGAATTGGATATGGAATCATATTTTCAATCGCTCAAAAATGCTCTACACAATACAATGCCTAAGCCAAAATTTGTTGTGACAAACTTTCCCCATAACCCAACAACGATTGTAGTGTATAAGGAATTTTATGAAAGGTTGGTAGCATTAGCCAAGCAAGAGCGATTTTATATAATTAATGATATTGCCTATGCGGATTTAAGTTTTGATGGTTATGTGGCACCTTCTATTTTTGAAGTGGATGGAGCTTTGGATGTTGCTGTTGAGGGTTATACACTCTCAAAAAGTTATAATATGGCAGGTTGGCGTGTGGGTTGTTTTGTGGGGAATGAAAGATTAATTGGCGCATTGCAAAAAATTAAAAGTTGGCTAGATTATGGGATTTATACTCCTATTCAAATTGCTTCTACCATTGCACTTAATGGGAATCAAGATTGTGTAAAAGAGATTGCAAACAAATATGAAAAGCGAATGGAAGTTTTAATAGAGAGTTTTGGAGCAGCTGGATGGAAAATGAAAAAGCCTAAAGCGAGTATGTTTATTTGGGCGGAAATCCCTGAGTGTGTGAAACATTTAGGAAGTATGGAGTTTTCTAAGCGATTATTACAAGAAGCTAAAATCGCCGTAAGCCCTGGTATTGGATTTGGACATGAAGGGGATAATTATGTGCGAATTGCATTGATTGAAAATGAAAATAGAATCCGCCAAGCTGCTAGAAACCTTAAAAAGTTTTTATCACAATTTAAAGCATAAATAAGTAATGGCTAAAAGGTGTTGTGATCACTGTCATTTAGAATTTGATGAAGCAGTTTTGATTCAAACAGAAATTGCCAATCAAAAGAAATATTTTTGTTGTAGGGGTTGTGAGGGAGTTTATAAATTATTGCAAACTCAAGGTTTGGAGGATTTTTACTCCAAACTAGGCGATCAAAAACTAGAACCCATTAAAGACAATAAAAACACAGATTTTACGCAGTATGATTCAGCCTCTTTTTTAGATCATTATGGGGAGAAAAAAGGGGATTTTTTTGAAATCTCTTTGATTTTAGAAAAGATTCATTGTATCGCTTGTGTATGGTTAAATGAAAAGATTCTCTCTCAACAAGAGGGGATTGTTGAAGTTCATATTAACTATACTAATAACAAAGCCACGATTCTTTTTGATCCTAGGCAAATAAAAGTCTCACAAATTATCCAAACAATCCAACAAATCGGTTATGATGCGCATTTTTATGATTCAAGATTGCAAGAAACCTATGCCAAAAAAGAGAAAAAAGATTATTATATAAAAATGGTCGTTGGAATCTTTTGTGTAATGAATATTATGTGGATTGCTGTGGCACAATATGCGGGGTATTTTTCAGGGATTTCACAAGAAATGCGAAATATTTTAAATATTGCTGGATTTGTTTTGGCT
This portion of the Helicobacter canadensis MIT 98-5491 genome encodes:
- the rlmB gene encoding 23S rRNA (guanosine(2251)-2'-O)-methyltransferase RlmB, with the translated sequence MVVYGKRIVELILAQHQEKIINIYLAKEVDKTFFNRLKKTQKPILRLDAKKAQAMAKGGNHQGYLLEIEALEPVEFHFIKSMDFVLVLCGISDVGNLGSLFRSAYGLGVDGIVICGIHNFKQEGVLRASSGAMLGMPFCVVYNPLDVFHELKQADFVLLGTSLQGQNLPISLESKKALVLGNEGEGLSKKVLAKMDYNLTIPMKRDFDSLNVGVAGAILIDRIINGRN
- a CDS encoding LL-diaminopimelate aminotransferase, yielding MFDEIEFEKIKRLPKYVFAAINEIKLQMRQNGEDVIDFSMGNPDGPTPNHIVEKLCEAAHKPKNHGYSASKGIYKLRLAIADTYKRKYGVELNPDTQVCVAMGSKEGYVHLVQAITNPGDTAIVAEPAYPIHYYAFILAGANVATFGLKWNEDYELDMESYFQSLKNALHNTMPKPKFVVTNFPHNPTTIVVYKEFYERLVALAKQERFYIINDIAYADLSFDGYVAPSIFEVDGALDVAVEGYTLSKSYNMAGWRVGCFVGNERLIGALQKIKSWLDYGIYTPIQIASTIALNGNQDCVKEIANKYEKRMEVLIESFGAAGWKMKKPKASMFIWAEIPECVKHLGSMEFSKRLLQEAKIAVSPGIGFGHEGDNYVRIALIENENRIRQAARNLKKFLSQFKA